One genomic window of Bacteroidota bacterium includes the following:
- a CDS encoding ABC transporter substrate-binding protein, which yields MADRVIKVGHSPDPDDAFMFYGLASGKVKLDGIVIEHLLEDIQSLNERAMKAELEVTAISAHAFPYVADKYWIMKTGASMGEGYGPVIISRKYKSLHDLKGKTVGTPGPLTTATLLFKTFTEGINNLDMPFDKIMEEVDSGNVDAGLLIHEGQITYQSLGYNKVLDFGEFWEKETNGLPLPLGLDVVRKDLGEAMARKLSEGLKASIAYGYNHQNESIPYAMQWGRGIDYALGEKFVKMYVSDVTIDMGEKGKQALELLFKKGFERGLIPDMPEVVLY from the coding sequence ATGGCGGATAGAGTAATCAAAGTCGGACACAGTCCCGACCCCGACGATGCCTTCATGTTTTACGGACTTGCCAGCGGTAAAGTCAAACTTGACGGCATCGTCATCGAACATCTCCTCGAAGATATCCAATCGTTGAACGAACGGGCAATGAAAGCAGAGCTTGAAGTTACCGCGATCTCGGCTCATGCATTTCCTTACGTTGCCGACAAATACTGGATCATGAAAACCGGCGCCAGCATGGGCGAAGGATACGGCCCGGTGATCATCTCCCGTAAATACAAGTCCCTGCATGACTTAAAAGGGAAGACAGTCGGCACGCCCGGCCCGCTCACAACGGCCACGCTGTTGTTCAAAACATTCACGGAAGGAATCAACAATCTTGATATGCCGTTCGACAAGATCATGGAAGAAGTCGATAGCGGCAATGTTGACGCCGGCCTGCTCATTCACGAGGGGCAGATTACATACCAGTCGTTGGGCTACAACAAGGTTCTCGACTTTGGAGAGTTTTGGGAGAAAGAAACCAACGGACTTCCACTTCCCCTCGGACTTGATGTCGTGCGGAAGGATTTGGGTGAAGCGATGGCAAGGAAACTCTCTGAGGGATTGAAGGCCAGCATTGCGTACGGCTACAATCATCAGAACGAATCAATTCCCTACGCCATGCAATGGGGACGCGGGATTGACTACGCACTCGGGGAGAAGTTTGTGAAGATGTATGTGAGCGACGTGACGATTGATATGGGCGAGAAGGGGAAGCAAGCCCTTGAGTTGTTGTTCAAAAAGGGATTTGAGAGGGGTTTGATTCCGGATATGCCGGAGGTTGTGCTGTATTAG
- the ubiE gene encoding bifunctional demethylmenaquinone methyltransferase/2-methoxy-6-polyprenyl-1,4-benzoquinol methylase UbiE has protein sequence MWNFPSLEKQYVRSLFDSIAYRYDLLNHLLSGGIDFYWRRRAVEYLADIRPKRILDVATGTADFAIAALRLEPREVIGVDIAEEMLKIGRAKLQKRKLDSTIMLQAGEAENLQFETSSFDAAIVAFGARNFEHLEQGLAEMNRILRPGGKIVVLEFSRPGMFPFKQLYFFYFKSVLPLVGKFVSRHRDAYTYLPDSVMKFPEGDDFLNILRNVGFADLKEERLTFGIVTIYCGMKK, from the coding sequence ATCTGGAATTTCCCCTCATTGGAAAAACAGTACGTCCGTTCTCTTTTCGATTCTATTGCCTATCGCTACGATCTTCTCAACCACCTGTTAAGCGGCGGCATTGATTTTTATTGGCGGCGCAGAGCGGTAGAGTATCTCGCGGACATTCGGCCTAAAAGAATTCTCGACGTTGCCACGGGAACGGCCGATTTCGCCATTGCTGCGCTTCGACTGGAACCACGGGAAGTGATCGGTGTTGATATTGCTGAAGAGATGCTGAAGATCGGAAGGGCGAAGCTGCAGAAGCGAAAACTTGATTCGACGATCATGCTGCAAGCCGGCGAAGCGGAGAATCTTCAGTTTGAGACCAGTTCGTTTGATGCAGCCATTGTTGCATTCGGTGCACGCAACTTCGAACATCTTGAACAAGGCCTGGCAGAGATGAACCGCATCCTTAGGCCCGGAGGGAAGATCGTTGTGCTGGAGTTTTCACGACCGGGAATGTTTCCGTTCAAGCAACTCTATTTTTTCTATTTCAAGTCAGTTCTTCCGCTTGTTGGCAAGTTTGTATCCCGGCATCGAGACGCATACACCTATCTCCCCGACTCGGTGATGAAGTTCCCCGAAGGGGATGACTTTCTCAACATATTGAGGAATGTAGGATTTGCAGATCTGAAGGAGGAGAGACTGACATTCGGTATTGTGACGATTTATTGCGGTATGAAGAAATAG
- the aroB gene encoding 3-dehydroquinate synthase, translating to MPVVKVHLPPVIDRSYGIEVQPGALESLAAFILRLRPESKVFLITDSHVEKLWGRTIQRKSYEAGLETLLLSFPAGEKSKHLRTVHALHTQLLAADIRRDSLVVALGGGVVGDVAGYVAATVLRGVAYIHVPTTLLAQVDSSVGGKVGINHPRGKNLIGAFHQPLAVFIDPDVLKTLPQREFRSGLAEVVKIAAALDRRLFEFLERNAARMAKSNPKLLTTIISRCVALKAAVVEADEFESGLRKALNLGHTIGHAIESSTSYSINHGEAVALGLVAESTVAHRVGLLRSRELDRLISLLKTLGLPTRMPPLCNTPKFFSALSADKKSVGNSAKYVLLSRIGRCAIGVDVPISLVRSLLKEHTRVRS from the coding sequence ATGCCGGTTGTGAAAGTACATCTCCCACCTGTCATCGACCGTTCGTACGGGATCGAAGTGCAGCCCGGGGCGCTTGAGAGCCTCGCCGCGTTCATTCTGCGTCTACGTCCTGAGTCGAAAGTCTTTCTCATAACTGACTCCCATGTTGAGAAGTTATGGGGAAGAACGATTCAGAGAAAGTCATATGAGGCGGGGCTTGAGACGCTGCTGCTGAGTTTTCCTGCAGGGGAGAAGTCAAAACATCTGCGTACCGTCCATGCTCTGCACACACAACTGCTTGCCGCTGATATTCGCCGGGACAGCCTCGTCGTTGCACTTGGCGGAGGCGTGGTTGGAGATGTCGCGGGCTATGTTGCGGCAACCGTGCTGAGAGGTGTGGCATACATTCACGTACCGACGACGCTGCTCGCACAAGTCGACAGCAGCGTGGGCGGGAAGGTCGGCATTAATCATCCTCGCGGAAAGAACCTGATCGGGGCATTTCATCAGCCGTTGGCGGTTTTCATTGACCCCGATGTGTTGAAAACGCTGCCGCAACGCGAGTTCCGCAGCGGACTTGCGGAAGTGGTAAAGATAGCCGCGGCTCTTGACAGACGATTGTTTGAGTTTCTTGAACGAAATGCCGCCCGCATGGCGAAATCAAACCCCAAACTTCTGACAACAATCATCTCGCGATGTGTTGCGCTGAAAGCAGCAGTCGTCGAGGCGGATGAGTTCGAATCCGGATTGAGAAAGGCGCTCAATCTCGGCCACACAATTGGCCACGCGATCGAATCTTCGACAAGCTATTCCATCAATCATGGAGAAGCAGTTGCTCTCGGCCTTGTCGCCGAATCGACTGTCGCCCACCGGGTGGGATTACTGCGCTCACGTGAACTCGACAGACTCATCTCGCTTTTGAAAACTCTTGGCTTGCCGACACGAATGCCGCCACTTTGCAACACACCGAAGTTTTTCTCCGCATTGTCCGCAGATAAGAAATCCGTTGGCAATAGTGCAAAGTACGTGCTTCTCTCCCGAATCGGACGCTGTGCGATTGGTGTAGATGTGCCGATTTCGCTTGTTCGGAGCTTGTTGAAGGAACACACGCGGGTTCGATCATGA
- the aroE gene encoding shikimate dehydrogenase — translation MIIVSITGPGMKDALAQIAASSPYADMFELRLDMIQEPPLGMLMGATDKPVIIACRPEWEGGKFRGTESERMELLDAAAELGAAYVDIELHAGAAAIRKLLGDGRRLILSNHSSGKFKFDIASLYKRMRSARAQVLKFAYTAEDSADMRYAIEFLQLAERDRQKAVAIAMGEFGEPTRILYKKFGAWATYASAGVGLKAASGQIPAAELKNLYRSERISGKTKVFGVVGNPLKQSKGVYLHNPLFQAEKKDAVYCRFPVKNLKSFINHIAPKLNGFSVTIPHKQAIMKYLDRTDPTATAIGAVNTVIRTSGKLYGTNTDAPGALDAIEKVVKVKGKAMLIAGAGGAARAIAFEAKQRGATVFFTNRTETTGRRLASEFNVNFISKTELLRAGRKGLEYDIIVNATPVGMTPYVNVSPLPKTILRKTIVFDAVYNPPMTKLLRDAKSAGAKIIQGTEMYFNQAALQFKLYAGVKPGISTMRQILE, via the coding sequence ATGATTATCGTTTCGATCACCGGACCCGGTATGAAGGATGCACTTGCTCAAATTGCCGCTTCGTCTCCGTATGCAGACATGTTTGAATTGCGTCTGGATATGATCCAAGAGCCGCCTCTCGGAATGCTGATGGGAGCGACCGACAAGCCTGTCATTATCGCGTGCCGGCCTGAATGGGAGGGAGGCAAGTTTCGCGGAACGGAATCAGAACGCATGGAACTTCTTGACGCGGCGGCCGAACTTGGAGCGGCGTATGTTGATATTGAGTTGCATGCAGGCGCGGCAGCTATTCGCAAGCTCCTCGGCGACGGACGCCGTCTCATTCTATCCAATCATTCCAGCGGCAAATTCAAGTTCGATATTGCAAGTTTATACAAACGGATGAGGTCGGCACGCGCGCAGGTGTTGAAGTTCGCCTACACAGCAGAAGATTCCGCTGATATGCGATATGCCATTGAATTTCTTCAACTTGCTGAACGAGACAGACAGAAAGCTGTTGCAATTGCGATGGGAGAATTCGGCGAGCCAACGAGAATTCTCTACAAAAAATTCGGAGCGTGGGCGACGTACGCATCGGCCGGCGTTGGTCTGAAAGCTGCTTCCGGACAAATTCCCGCTGCCGAGTTGAAAAACCTGTATCGATCTGAGCGTATTTCCGGCAAGACAAAAGTCTTCGGTGTAGTCGGCAATCCGCTGAAGCAAAGCAAAGGTGTTTACCTGCACAATCCTCTATTTCAAGCTGAAAAGAAGGATGCGGTGTATTGCAGATTTCCGGTGAAGAATCTGAAATCGTTCATAAATCACATAGCCCCGAAGTTGAACGGGTTCAGTGTCACGATTCCCCACAAGCAAGCAATCATGAAGTACCTTGATCGAACCGATCCGACGGCGACAGCCATCGGCGCCGTGAACACCGTTATTCGGACATCAGGCAAGTTGTATGGAACAAACACAGACGCTCCGGGTGCGCTTGACGCCATAGAAAAAGTCGTGAAGGTTAAAGGAAAGGCAATGCTGATTGCCGGTGCCGGCGGAGCCGCTCGCGCGATTGCGTTTGAAGCGAAACAGCGCGGTGCGACAGTGTTCTTCACCAACAGAACTGAAACAACAGGACGGAGGCTTGCTTCAGAATTCAACGTCAACTTCATTTCGAAAACTGAACTTCTTCGCGCTGGCCGAAAAGGTCTGGAATACGACATCATTGTCAACGCCACACCGGTGGGTATGACGCCGTATGTGAATGTGTCGCCTCTTCCGAAAACCATTCTGAGGAAAACAATTGTGTTCGATGCAGTATACAATCCTCCAATGACGAAATTGTTGCGGGATGCAAAAAGTGCAGGCGCGAAGATTATTCAGGGGACAGAGATGTACTTCAACCAGGCGGCGTTGCAGTTTAAGTTGTACGCGGGCGTGAAGCCCGGGATCTCAACCATGAGGCAAATTCTTGAATGA
- a CDS encoding Dabb family protein encodes MLKHIVMWKFKETAEGASKEENLRKAKELLDSLPAQIPAIENFEVGIDILQSDSSYDLVLNSSFQNRDELVAYQTHPSHVKVVEFLRKVQIGKTVVDYVV; translated from the coding sequence ATGCTGAAACATATTGTCATGTGGAAGTTCAAGGAAACTGCTGAAGGGGCGAGCAAAGAAGAGAATCTCCGTAAGGCAAAGGAACTTCTTGACTCGCTGCCGGCACAGATACCTGCTATCGAAAATTTTGAAGTCGGGATTGATATACTGCAATCCGACTCGTCATACGATTTGGTGCTGAATTCGTCTTTCCAAAACAGGGACGAGCTCGTTGCATATCAAACACATCCGTCGCATGTCAAAGTGGTTGAGTTTCTTCGCAAAGTGCAGATTGGAAAAACCGTAGTCGATTACGTTGTGTAG
- the aroA gene encoding 3-phosphoshikimate 1-carboxyvinyltransferase, with amino-acid sequence MIREIHPLNKPVNASILVPGSKSLTNRALICAALAKGESAIINASDSDDTALMQNGLNQLGVLVRKNSDALIVEGTGGKVYSPKFPIPVGNAGTTLRFLLSLAALAQGETVLQANDRMAERPIDDLRKSLATLGAVVEFSAHQARYVVRGGSFVGGRTKLDASKSSQFLSSLLMVAPYATRDVEIEVAGEISSVSYVQLTMQVMREFGLDVEELVGKVFRIRARQRYLPTSFTVEADASSATYFLAAGALCGGEIFVDGVGRDSLQADATFADILQQMGCTIEHEARGIRLKSNGRLQGVDVSMNTMPDAVPTVVVTALFAKGATRIRNISHLRHKESDRLQAMETELKKLGADIAVHDDWMEINPTTLSGALLDTYDDHRLVMAFALIGLKIDGVKIENPACVKKSFPQFWTEFDKLYA; translated from the coding sequence ATGATTCGAGAAATCCATCCGTTGAACAAGCCGGTGAATGCCAGTATTCTCGTGCCCGGCTCGAAAAGCCTGACCAACAGGGCGCTCATCTGTGCTGCGTTGGCGAAAGGCGAATCTGCAATCATCAACGCATCGGACAGCGACGATACAGCGCTGATGCAAAACGGGCTGAATCAACTTGGCGTTCTTGTTCGGAAGAACAGTGATGCACTCATTGTCGAAGGTACCGGGGGGAAGGTGTATTCTCCAAAATTCCCGATTCCTGTCGGCAATGCGGGAACGACGCTCCGGTTTCTGCTCTCGTTGGCAGCCCTTGCACAAGGGGAAACAGTTCTTCAAGCAAATGATCGGATGGCTGAACGGCCGATAGATGATTTGAGAAAATCGCTTGCGACACTGGGCGCGGTTGTCGAGTTCTCCGCCCATCAGGCACGCTACGTAGTGCGTGGCGGCTCGTTCGTCGGTGGTAGAACAAAGCTGGACGCATCAAAAAGTTCGCAGTTTCTGTCGTCGCTGCTGATGGTGGCGCCGTACGCTACCCGCGACGTCGAAATCGAAGTGGCGGGGGAGATTTCTTCTGTTTCGTATGTCCAACTCACGATGCAGGTTATGCGCGAGTTCGGACTCGACGTCGAGGAACTCGTTGGCAAGGTTTTTCGAATCCGGGCAAGACAGCGATATCTCCCGACGTCATTTACAGTCGAAGCGGATGCCTCGAGCGCAACGTACTTCCTGGCGGCAGGCGCACTGTGTGGGGGAGAAATATTCGTAGACGGCGTTGGACGTGATTCATTGCAGGCGGATGCGACATTTGCTGATATATTGCAGCAGATGGGGTGTACAATCGAACACGAGGCAAGGGGTATCCGACTCAAAAGCAACGGCCGGCTTCAGGGTGTTGATGTTAGTATGAATACGATGCCCGATGCTGTCCCCACGGTTGTTGTGACGGCGTTGTTTGCCAAAGGGGCGACGCGCATCAGAAACATCTCCCATCTTCGTCACAAAGAATCCGACAGGCTTCAGGCGATGGAGACTGAACTGAAAAAGCTCGGTGCTGATATTGCTGTGCATGACGATTGGATGGAAATCAATCCGACGACATTGTCCGGTGCTTTGCTCGATACATATGATGACCATCGTTTGGTGATGGCATTTGCCCTTATCGGATTGAAAATAGATGGAGTAAAAATAGAAAATCCGGCTTGCGTGAAGAAATCCTTCCCGCAATTCTGGACAGAATTCGACAAGCTATACGCATAG
- the aroC gene encoding chorismate synthase — MAGNTFGLQFRITTFGESHGRAIGVVMDGVRPGLPIDTDFIQQELDRRRPGQSKVTTARNEPDAVEILSGVFEGKTTGMPICMIIWNRDQQSKPYEKIKELFRPGHAGYTYLAKYGISDYRGGGRSSGRETASRVAAGAVAKSLLAKRGIHILAYTKEVAGISGRKVNPNFIERNPLRAADPEAARKMESTILQAKKEGDSVGGVVEVIVKNVPVGLGEPVFDKLEADLAKALMSIGAIKGVEVGNGFAAARLKGSQNNDPMFFDKKLRRVRTRTNNAGGISGGISNGEDIILRIAVKPPSSILKKQRTVTLKGRPATISVEGRHDPCICPRVVPVAESMVALTLLDHLTRQQILRSKTTLQALRDDIDLLDHNILLLIAERQRFVEQVGILKKKRGRHIHDAAREKEILAKQLAAGAELGLDPKFVSEICSAIFNLAKSTQKKLNAGLLK, encoded by the coding sequence ATGGCAGGAAATACATTCGGCTTACAGTTCAGAATCACAACCTTCGGCGAAAGTCACGGCCGTGCCATCGGGGTTGTTATGGATGGCGTCCGGCCTGGGTTACCGATTGATACGGATTTCATTCAGCAGGAACTCGACCGCCGCCGTCCCGGACAAAGCAAGGTCACAACTGCGCGTAATGAACCTGATGCAGTAGAGATTCTCAGCGGCGTGTTCGAGGGGAAAACCACCGGCATGCCGATCTGCATGATCATCTGGAACAGAGACCAGCAGTCAAAGCCGTATGAAAAGATCAAGGAGTTGTTTCGTCCCGGTCACGCAGGATACACGTATCTCGCCAAATACGGAATCAGCGACTATCGCGGTGGCGGGCGTTCATCAGGAAGAGAAACAGCATCGCGTGTCGCTGCGGGAGCTGTCGCCAAATCTCTGCTTGCGAAACGCGGCATACACATTCTTGCATACACGAAGGAAGTTGCGGGCATAAGCGGCCGAAAGGTCAATCCCAATTTCATCGAGAGGAATCCGCTTCGTGCCGCTGATCCTGAAGCCGCAAGAAAAATGGAGAGCACAATCTTGCAGGCAAAAAAAGAAGGCGACTCGGTTGGCGGGGTTGTTGAAGTTATTGTGAAGAATGTTCCCGTCGGGCTTGGCGAGCCGGTGTTCGATAAGCTCGAAGCAGATCTCGCAAAAGCGCTTATGTCCATTGGCGCGATCAAGGGCGTCGAAGTAGGAAACGGTTTTGCCGCGGCCCGATTGAAGGGAAGTCAAAACAACGACCCGATGTTTTTCGACAAGAAGCTGCGTCGTGTACGCACGAGAACAAACAACGCAGGCGGCATCTCCGGCGGCATCTCCAACGGCGAAGACATTATCCTGCGAATCGCCGTCAAACCTCCATCATCCATCCTCAAGAAACAGCGAACAGTCACGCTAAAGGGAAGACCGGCAACGATATCAGTTGAAGGCCGCCACGATCCGTGCATCTGTCCCCGCGTAGTACCGGTTGCCGAATCCATGGTAGCCCTTACGTTGCTTGACCATCTTACCCGCCAACAGATCTTGAGAAGCAAAACCACTCTGCAGGCATTAAGGGATGACATCGACCTGCTTGATCATAACATCCTGCTGTTGATTGCCGAGCGGCAGAGATTCGTAGAACAGGTGGGAATTCTCAAAAAAAAGAGAGGGCGGCACATTCACGATGCTGCGCGTGAAAAGGAGATTCTTGCCAAACAGCTTGCTGCCGGGGCGGAACTTGGGCTTGACCCCAAATTCGTGAGTGAGATTTGTTCGGCTATCTTCAATCTTGCAAAATCGACACAGAAAAAACTCAACGCCGGCTTGTTGAAGTAG
- a CDS encoding ABC transporter ATP-binding protein, producing the protein MIEIQHITKKFGPFTAVDNLSLSIESGQLFGFLGPNGAGKTTTIKMLTGLYEPTSGHCFINGHDVHWTPLEAKRSFGYVPDQPFLYDKLSGREFLHFVGGLFGMPHESVKAKVDEVKDYFEIGSFMDKRAEEYSQGMKQRIVLSAALIHNPPVLIIDEPIVGLDPRSARLVKDVLKQKTQEGLTVFMSTHLLEVVEELCDKIAIIKNGKIIYEETQAQRNGDLEEMFLELTK; encoded by the coding sequence ATGATAGAGATTCAGCACATCACGAAAAAGTTCGGGCCTTTCACGGCGGTCGATAATCTGAGCTTGAGCATTGAGTCCGGACAACTGTTCGGATTTCTCGGTCCAAACGGAGCTGGGAAAACCACTACCATCAAGATGCTCACAGGTTTGTATGAGCCGACGTCGGGTCATTGTTTTATCAATGGCCATGATGTTCACTGGACTCCGCTCGAGGCGAAGCGAAGTTTCGGGTACGTACCGGATCAGCCGTTTCTGTATGACAAGCTTTCGGGAAGGGAGTTCCTGCATTTTGTCGGGGGGCTGTTCGGGATGCCGCACGAATCGGTGAAGGCGAAAGTTGACGAGGTGAAAGACTACTTCGAGATCGGCTCGTTTATGGACAAGCGGGCTGAAGAATACTCGCAGGGAATGAAGCAACGTATTGTGCTTTCGGCAGCACTGATTCACAATCCGCCTGTCCTGATTATCGACGAACCGATTGTCGGGTTGGATCCGCGCAGCGCCCGATTGGTAAAAGATGTCTTGAAACAGAAAACGCAAGAAGGCCTGACAGTATTCATGTCCACTCATCTGCTTGAAGTCGTCGAGGAATTGTGCGACAAGATCGCCATCATAAAGAACGGCAAGATCATTTATGAAGAAACACAGGCTCAACGGAACGGCGATCTCGAAGAAATGTTTCTTGAGTTGACGAAGTAG
- a CDS encoding ABC transporter substrate-binding protein yields the protein MISVLYRLNIFRRRIPDIFILIIVLCASAESQPAIERSQEAEQQFRAALALFTTGEYVQASAAFERLADRSPVHHRTTAAIVMKAKADLYGGQYNDAEATLQKLLTQFPSSSYKGDAEYTMGLVQLKKQSYTNALREFVACWRTIATRPSQLQLYRLLMATIDSTIDEYISLQELQQVLAATPGGSEREFLLLGLAKKQLHERRYAEATATLIQIEKSGQPPVFPARLNELRQLLEAPREIRIGVLLPLMKRSTQSTREKEVGTGLLDGISFAMQEYARGHHARKVTLDVRDTESDPATAAALFKELVTDGSLLGVIGPAFSSEAIAVRRLANEFRIPTITPTANANGIAESGFFVFQANPDFDTRAKAMARYAVKTLQFKRLAVLASREQPSKSLAEAFAREAEQLGATIITTEWYDRGAADLTQQLLGVRRKANTFAQEPYLNFEKLTQKDVGKLSKLGVSAKILDSLIVRRSVTNAVSLLGPEARSILAENEIHFVVSDPRIDSLQRIVTTIEGLYCPIGSPVEIGVISSQLAYFGIETTLLGSGEWNSIAELNANKRYVRSVLFESDSYTDTRDMRVRDFTYRFSNMFGRMPGRNDFYGYDVTRLVLSALDEGSSTREQLRDALAQVRSYPALHAKISLAPRRVNSCLHILQYTNETIQRVAELEVE from the coding sequence ATGATTTCTGTTTTATACCGATTGAACATCTTTCGTCGCAGAATTCCGGACATATTCATTCTGATCATTGTGCTGTGTGCCTCCGCGGAAAGTCAGCCAGCAATTGAGCGTTCGCAGGAGGCGGAGCAACAGTTCAGGGCTGCGCTTGCCCTTTTTACGACCGGAGAATATGTTCAAGCATCAGCCGCGTTCGAGCGCCTTGCCGACCGTTCACCTGTTCATCATCGTACCACCGCAGCCATTGTAATGAAAGCAAAAGCTGACCTGTATGGCGGGCAATACAATGACGCGGAAGCAACGCTGCAGAAACTCCTCACACAATTTCCATCGAGTTCCTATAAGGGTGACGCTGAATACACCATGGGACTTGTGCAACTGAAAAAGCAATCGTACACCAATGCGCTGAGGGAGTTCGTTGCGTGTTGGCGAACAATTGCTACTCGCCCGAGTCAGCTTCAGTTGTACAGATTGTTGATGGCCACGATTGACTCAACAATTGATGAATATATTTCCCTGCAAGAATTGCAGCAAGTTCTCGCTGCAACGCCCGGCGGCAGCGAGCGAGAGTTTCTGTTGCTGGGATTGGCGAAAAAACAGCTTCATGAACGCAGATACGCGGAAGCAACCGCTACACTGATTCAGATAGAAAAATCCGGCCAACCTCCTGTGTTCCCGGCGCGCCTCAACGAACTTCGACAATTGCTTGAAGCTCCGAGAGAAATCCGGATTGGAGTTCTTCTCCCGCTCATGAAAAGAAGTACCCAGTCAACCCGGGAAAAGGAAGTGGGAACAGGATTGCTGGATGGCATTTCTTTTGCAATGCAGGAATACGCACGGGGACATCATGCACGGAAGGTGACGCTTGATGTTCGCGACACCGAAAGTGACCCCGCAACAGCGGCAGCGCTGTTCAAAGAACTGGTCACCGACGGCTCTCTACTTGGCGTAATCGGTCCGGCATTCTCCTCGGAAGCCATTGCGGTGAGAAGATTGGCCAACGAATTCCGGATTCCCACCATCACTCCAACAGCAAACGCTAATGGCATTGCCGAATCCGGTTTCTTTGTTTTTCAAGCGAACCCCGATTTTGATACTCGAGCCAAAGCAATGGCCCGGTATGCAGTGAAAACGCTACAGTTCAAACGACTTGCAGTATTGGCGTCGAGAGAGCAGCCAAGCAAGAGTCTGGCGGAAGCGTTTGCCCGCGAAGCGGAACAGTTGGGTGCCACGATCATCACCACGGAATGGTATGACAGAGGCGCTGCCGACCTGACGCAGCAACTACTCGGTGTTCGAAGGAAAGCGAACACGTTTGCCCAGGAGCCGTATCTGAATTTTGAGAAGCTCACACAAAAGGATGTTGGCAAGTTGAGCAAACTCGGCGTATCTGCAAAAATACTGGATAGCCTGATAGTACGACGCAGCGTCACCAATGCCGTTTCACTGCTCGGGCCCGAAGCCCGTTCGATCTTGGCTGAGAATGAGATCCATTTTGTTGTGAGCGATCCGAGAATCGACAGCTTGCAACGGATTGTCACGACGATTGAGGGCCTGTACTGTCCGATTGGTTCACCGGTGGAAATCGGCGTGATTTCCTCGCAGCTTGCGTATTTCGGTATTGAGACAACGTTGTTGGGTTCGGGCGAGTGGAACAGTATTGCCGAACTCAATGCAAACAAGCGGTATGTGAGAAGTGTCCTGTTCGAGTCCGATTCATATACCGATACAAGGGATATGCGTGTTCGGGACTTCACGTACAGATTCTCAAACATGTTTGGCAGAATGCCGGGCCGGAATGACTTCTACGGGTATGATGTGACACGTCTCGTGCTCTCGGCGCTGGACGAGGGTTCGTCAACGCGGGAGCAGTTGCGCGATGCCCTTGCTCAGGTCAGATCATATCCTGCTCTTCATGCGAAGATATCTCTCGCGCCTCGGCGCGTGAATTCCTGTCTGCATATCTTGCAGTATACAAATGAAACAATCCAGCGGGTTGCCGAACTGGAAGTCGAGTGA
- the radC gene encoding DNA repair protein RadC, with translation MTALMGHEPSPHHTKIKDWPEAERPREKLLQRGAHALSDAELLAILIRVGSGKATAVDLARSMLVQEKNLQNIAGKTPQELMRLKGIGEAKAVELVAAFEIGRRVQGMNGAERLVVHSPEDVARFMIPRLRDRKNESFWVLLLDSKNGLMHDKELTVGTLNASLVHPREVFKLAIDWRAAAVIVVHNHPSGNSEPSPEDLSITRQLAEAGKIVGIPLHDHVIVAGIAYTSFAERGLL, from the coding sequence GTGACTGCACTTATGGGCCACGAACCATCTCCTCACCACACAAAAATCAAGGACTGGCCTGAAGCCGAGAGGCCGCGTGAGAAACTCCTGCAGCGCGGAGCGCATGCGCTAAGTGATGCAGAACTGCTTGCCATTCTGATTCGTGTCGGCTCAGGGAAAGCTACAGCAGTCGATCTTGCCCGTTCCATGCTCGTTCAGGAGAAGAATCTGCAAAATATTGCAGGAAAAACACCGCAAGAACTGATGCGATTGAAGGGAATCGGCGAAGCGAAGGCAGTGGAATTGGTTGCCGCGTTTGAGATTGGAAGAAGAGTGCAGGGCATGAACGGAGCGGAACGCCTTGTTGTTCATTCACCCGAAGATGTTGCCAGATTTATGATTCCCCGGCTCAGGGACAGGAAGAACGAATCATTCTGGGTGTTGCTTCTGGATTCAAAAAATGGATTGATGCATGATAAGGAACTGACAGTTGGAACGCTCAACGCAAGCCTTGTTCATCCGCGTGAAGTGTTCAAGCTGGCGATTGATTGGCGGGCAGCGGCGGTCATCGTGGTGCACAATCATCCGAGCGGAAACAGTGAACCAAGCCCGGAGGATTTGAGCATTACCCGGCAGTTGGCCGAGGCGGGCAAAATTGTTGGCATTCCTCTTCACGATCACGTTATTGTTGCGGGTATCGCGTACACAAGCTTTGCAGAACGCGGCCTTTTGTGA